Proteins encoded by one window of Rubrobacter indicoceani:
- a CDS encoding TlpA family protein disulfide reductase: MKVGVDETQDDTPEAARGFAEGLGVSGPTLYQPEPAEEYKVAASPTVCVPDGENRVVEAYSGGMPREVFESWMEEALG; this comes from the coding sequence GTGAAGGTCGGCGTAGACGAGACGCAGGATGACACGCCGGAGGCCGCGCGAGGCTTTGCGGAGGGTCTCGGAGTCAGCGGCCCTACCCTCTACCAGCCGGAGCCGGCCGAAGAGTACAAAGTAGCGGCCTCTCCGACGGTCTGCGTCCCTGACGGTGAAAACCGCGTGGTCGAGGCGTACTCGGGTGGGATGCCGCGCGAGGTGTTCGAGAGTTGGATGGAAGAGGCCCTCGGGTAG
- a CDS encoding arginase family protein — protein sequence MSFELDRLISLEVSDCLKSEDFPLVLSGNCNNAVGTMSGIGCEDLGFVWLDGHVDFNHPDATTTPASRTIWASPLP from the coding sequence GTGTCTTTCGAGCTAGACCGACTTATCTCCCTGGAAGTTAGCGATTGCCTGAAGTCTGAAGATTTTCCGCTGGTGCTGTCCGGCAACTGCAACAACGCCGTTGGAACTATGTCCGGTATAGGTTGCGAAGATCTCGGCTTCGTCTGGCTTGACGGACACGTTGATTTCAACCACCCTGACGCGACGACCACACCGGCTTCTCGGACAATATGGGCCTCTCCATTGCCGTAG
- a CDS encoding glutamate--cysteine ligase — MPVEFVGGNSDYTLGVEEELCIVDAETGELVPKIEEVMARLPEELSDAVSYELFQSVLEIKTPPAVTVENAEKILRELRSRVGSWTAACGASLASAGTHPFSRYRDQVITDQDRYRKVIATLRWVAEREVIFGQHVHVAVPGPEAAIQAHNRLAEQAPLLLALSANSPFWQGMDTGFESSRVKIFETFPRAGMPPAFPDYDSFESYVDMMVHSGAMEDYTYCWWDVRPHSKFGTIELRVFDSQTTLKDTVALTALTQCVVRRSIEDSSAPKGPYNRELGLENKWRASRHGMNADFYSVVEGANTPAKDLARSLVANLREHAQDLDCEAELLTVLDIVESGSGSQRQREVYEKSGDFLDVVAYLIENTRPAMAGEPG, encoded by the coding sequence ATGCCCGTAGAGTTCGTGGGCGGCAACTCCGACTACACCCTCGGTGTAGAGGAAGAGCTTTGCATCGTAGACGCGGAGACGGGAGAACTCGTCCCGAAGATCGAGGAGGTCATGGCGCGGCTGCCGGAGGAGCTCTCGGACGCCGTTTCCTATGAGCTTTTTCAGTCAGTTCTGGAGATAAAGACCCCGCCGGCGGTCACGGTAGAGAACGCCGAGAAGATTCTACGCGAACTCCGCAGTCGGGTCGGTTCGTGGACGGCGGCCTGTGGCGCATCGCTGGCCTCGGCGGGTACTCACCCGTTCAGCCGCTACCGGGATCAGGTGATCACGGATCAGGATCGCTACCGGAAGGTCATCGCGACGCTGCGCTGGGTTGCAGAGCGCGAGGTGATCTTCGGCCAGCACGTCCACGTCGCCGTCCCCGGCCCGGAGGCCGCGATTCAGGCCCACAACCGCCTCGCAGAGCAGGCGCCCCTGCTCCTCGCCCTCTCGGCGAACAGCCCGTTCTGGCAGGGGATGGACACGGGCTTTGAATCAAGCCGGGTGAAGATCTTCGAAACCTTCCCCCGCGCCGGGATGCCCCCGGCCTTCCCCGACTACGACTCTTTTGAGAGCTACGTAGACATGATGGTCCACTCCGGCGCGATGGAGGATTACACCTACTGCTGGTGGGACGTGAGGCCACACTCGAAGTTCGGGACGATAGAGCTTCGAGTCTTTGACTCCCAGACGACGCTCAAGGACACCGTCGCCCTGACCGCCCTGACGCAGTGCGTCGTCCGGCGTTCGATAGAGGATTCGTCCGCCCCGAAAGGCCCGTACAACCGCGAGCTCGGGCTGGAGAACAAGTGGCGGGCCTCCCGGCACGGCATGAACGCCGACTTCTACAGCGTCGTTGAAGGGGCCAATACCCCGGCGAAGGACCTCGCTCGCTCGCTCGTTGCAAACCTCCGTGAGCACGCTCAGGACCTCGACTGCGAAGCGGAGCTGCTGACCGTCCTCGACATAGTAGAGAGCGGGAGCGGAAGCCAGCGTCAGCGCGAAGTCTACGAGAAAAGCGGTGATTTTCTTGACGTGGTGGCGTACCTTATAGAGAACACGCGCCCGGCGATGGCTGGGGAGCCGGGCTAG
- a CDS encoding arginase family protein — protein sequence MAAQVPGFSPVSGRNVVVAGSREIESAEQKRLDNSDVALFEARSLKDKAGKDGLDSALERLGERTRNVYLHLDLDVLDPEIVGAANEFAPASGLMVEEAERIVRFVQAHCNVAAVGIASYDPALDLSNNVLLAGVRLIGGLSRVVSG from the coding sequence ATGGCGGCTCAGGTTCCGGGGTTCTCTCCTGTAAGCGGGAGAAACGTAGTTGTAGCGGGATCTCGCGAGATAGAATCCGCAGAGCAGAAGCGGTTGGATAACTCCGATGTTGCTCTGTTCGAGGCGCGCTCCCTGAAGGACAAGGCGGGCAAGGACGGGCTGGATTCTGCTCTTGAGAGGCTGGGAGAGCGTACTCGGAACGTCTACTTGCACCTGGACCTCGACGTTCTGGACCCGGAAATCGTCGGAGCCGCCAACGAATTCGCGCCAGCGTCGGGCCTGATGGTAGAAGAGGCAGAAAGGATAGTCCGATTCGTGCAGGCGCATTGTAACGTCGCTGCGGTTGGAATCGCCTCCTATGACCCGGCCCTGGATCTCAGCAACAACGTACTTCTCGCCGGGGTAAGGCTGATTGGAGGTCTATCCCGAGTTGTCAGCGGCTAG
- a CDS encoding DMT family transporter, which produces MRKWDGRLLGAFLVALAAIIWGTLGLVAKFLYAEGVAFEAVVATRALGAFLVIFSVLAVRRRLGTLRVGARDLASLVPLGIVSIGCFYLLYFYTVQETEVGTAAVLLYSSPAFVVVLARVFLKEALSVVRLAALTMTAVGILLVVGVTSPSELSVSPFVVLTGLGAGLSYGLYSVVGKPLTARLPSSTITCYILGVGAAVLVVFALPKLGTLAGLTGWVYLLLAASAVVHTALTYALYTAGLKLLEAGQAAIIAMVEPVVAGAVGVFFLSEELTVTKVAGAVLVVGGAAVAQIRLSKPRRSRLSSDEGASLR; this is translated from the coding sequence ATGAGAAAGTGGGACGGCAGGCTGCTCGGGGCGTTCCTTGTTGCTCTGGCGGCGATCATCTGGGGCACTCTTGGCCTTGTGGCGAAGTTTCTCTACGCCGAGGGCGTGGCGTTCGAGGCGGTCGTTGCGACGCGTGCTCTGGGGGCTTTTCTGGTTATTTTCTCGGTGCTGGCGGTCAGGCGCCGACTGGGGACACTGCGGGTGGGGGCGCGGGATCTCGCCTCGCTCGTCCCGCTCGGCATCGTCTCCATCGGGTGTTTCTACCTGCTCTACTTCTATACGGTTCAGGAGACGGAGGTCGGAACGGCGGCGGTCCTGCTCTACAGTTCCCCGGCGTTTGTGGTGGTGCTGGCCCGTGTCTTTCTGAAGGAAGCCCTGAGCGTTGTTCGTCTGGCCGCGCTGACGATGACGGCGGTCGGCATCCTGCTGGTCGTCGGGGTAACGTCGCCCTCGGAGCTGAGTGTGAGCCCGTTCGTGGTGCTGACCGGTCTCGGAGCGGGGCTGTCCTACGGCCTCTACTCGGTGGTCGGCAAGCCGCTCACGGCCCGCCTGCCCTCGTCAACGATAACCTGCTACATCCTCGGCGTCGGGGCGGCTGTGCTCGTGGTCTTTGCGCTGCCGAAGCTCGGTACCCTGGCGGGGCTTACAGGATGGGTATACCTGCTGCTCGCGGCTTCGGCGGTGGTGCATACGGCTCTGACCTACGCGCTCTACACGGCTGGGTTGAAGCTTCTGGAGGCCGGTCAGGCAGCCATCATCGCGATGGTGGAGCCGGTGGTCGCCGGGGCCGTCGGGGTCTTTTTTCTCTCGGAGGAGTTGACGGTGACGAAGGTTGCGGGGGCGGTGCTCGTGGTCGGTGGGGCGGCGGTTGCTCAGATCAGGCTCTCAAAACCCCGGAGGAGCCGTCTGTCCTCCGACGAAGGAGCGAGCCTTCGCTGA
- a CDS encoding Lrp/AsnC family transcriptional regulator has protein sequence MVTAIVLITAESGRVQEVAQNVIEIEGVTEAYSVTGDHDLVALVRLSDFEALGEVVPGRIAQVKGIERTETMVAFRAYSNYDLDRAWSMGFEE, from the coding sequence ATGGTAACCGCCATAGTCCTTATAACCGCCGAGAGCGGACGGGTGCAGGAAGTCGCCCAGAACGTCATAGAGATAGAGGGCGTAACCGAAGCGTACTCCGTCACCGGTGATCACGACCTCGTCGCCCTTGTGCGCCTTTCAGACTTCGAGGCTCTTGGAGAGGTGGTTCCGGGCCGGATAGCTCAGGTCAAGGGTATAGAGCGCACCGAGACGATGGTCGCCTTCCGGGCCTACTCAAACTACGACCTCGACCGGGCCTGGAGCATGGGCTTCGAGGAATAG